A window of the Desulfobacula toluolica Tol2 genome harbors these coding sequences:
- a CDS encoding helix-turn-helix domain-containing protein → MKDVEQETKKMEDAIAKRIRELRKDRGWTLGKLAEITGLSKSYLSQIENHEKTPTIGTLTKIAYALGENVQSFWNLEKDDDEEKMTMVRSSERRPIIHPGATSGYSYESISFKKPDRIMDGYIVTLEPGMTKEPMIHEGQEMVYMLEGRKEFIYDGKSFIAQKGDCLYFDSDRPHLGRSLDDKPARMLVVFVNPRRQD, encoded by the coding sequence ATGAAAGATGTAGAACAAGAAACAAAAAAAATGGAAGATGCTATTGCCAAGCGGATTAGAGAGCTTCGCAAGGACAGGGGATGGACTTTGGGAAAACTTGCTGAAATTACAGGCTTGTCCAAAAGTTACCTGTCCCAGATAGAAAATCATGAAAAAACTCCTACAATCGGGACGTTAACCAAAATTGCTTATGCTTTGGGGGAGAATGTACAATCTTTTTGGAATCTTGAAAAAGATGATGATGAAGAAAAAATGACCATGGTTCGTTCTTCCGAAAGACGCCCCATTATCCATCCGGGTGCAACCAGTGGTTATTCTTATGAATCCATAAGTTTTAAAAAACCGGATAGAATTATGGACGGCTATATTGTTACCTTGGAGCCGGGTATGACCAAAGAGCCCATGATACATGAGGGCCAGGAGATGGTTTATATGCTGGAAGGACGCAAGGAATTCATATATGACGGCAAATCCTTTATAGCTCAAAAAGGTGATTGTCTTTATTTTGATTCCGACCGGCCTCATCTGGGACGAAGCCTTGACGATAAGCCTGCACGCATGCTGGTTGTGTTTGTCAACCCCCGCAGGCAGGATTAA
- a CDS encoding isocitrate lyase/PEP mutase family protein — protein MKKTTQLKNLILDNEILVMPGAHDVLTAKVIQDVGFKAVTLGGYASTAALLGRPDGSFLTLTEMADYIGNMADAVDIPLLADGDTGHGGVLNVQRTVKKLEMLGAAGMFIEDQLFPKRCGHMEGKQVVEKEEMIAKIKAALDVRKDDDFIMMARTDALAVHGLDDAIERVNLYREAGADMVFIEAPTTKEEMIRINREVDAPTLANNIEGGKTPLLSAKELEEIGYNVVVFPVASTYAIKKAVTGLMTEIKNTGSSKGFLDNMVTFDEFNKFMGLEEMRELELSFYK, from the coding sequence ATGAAAAAAACGACTCAACTGAAAAATTTAATTCTTGACAATGAAATCTTAGTAATGCCCGGAGCCCATGATGTACTCACTGCAAAAGTTATTCAGGATGTTGGATTTAAAGCAGTTACTCTTGGGGGATATGCAAGTACGGCAGCATTGCTTGGAAGGCCGGACGGTTCATTTTTAACCCTGACGGAGATGGCTGATTATATCGGGAATATGGCAGATGCCGTTGATATACCGCTTCTTGCCGATGGTGATACCGGTCACGGCGGTGTACTCAATGTCCAGAGAACCGTAAAAAAACTGGAGATGCTCGGGGCGGCAGGCATGTTTATTGAAGATCAGCTTTTTCCCAAACGATGCGGCCATATGGAAGGCAAGCAAGTTGTTGAAAAAGAAGAAATGATTGCCAAAATCAAAGCCGCACTTGACGTCAGAAAAGATGATGATTTCATCATGATGGCCAGAACAGATGCCCTGGCGGTTCATGGACTTGACGATGCCATTGAAAGGGTTAACCTTTACCGTGAAGCCGGTGCAGACATGGTTTTTATTGAAGCCCCCACTACAAAAGAAGAAATGATCCGTATCAACCGGGAAGTGGATGCCCCTACCCTGGCCAATAATATCGAAGGAGGCAAAACTCCTCTGTTGTCGGCAAAAGAACTTGAAGAAATCGGATATAATGTAGTGGTTTTTCCGGTGGCATCAACCTATGCCATAAAAAAAGCAGTTACCGGCCTTATGACTGAGATCAAGAACACCGGAAGTTCCAAAGGCTTTCTGGATAATATGGTGACCTTTGATGAGTTTAATAAATTCATGGGCCTTGAAGAAATGCGCGAGCTGGAGCTGAGTTTTTACAAATAA
- a CDS encoding 2-methylaconitate cis-trans isomerase PrpF family protein produces MNKLQCVIMRGGTSKGVFFHANELPLDIEKRTQTILRVMGSPDKRQVDGLGGADILSSKSVIIGPSSRPDADIDYIFGQVGITNATVDFNTLCGNLTAAVAPFAIDEGLVKCVEPYTNVRIWCPTVERYLGATVEVNNGKAVYHGDYKMDGVPGTGSKIPIDFSDTAGLITGSLLPTGNLTDVISVEGAGDIEVSVVDVSTVVAFVRGKDLGLDGSETPEIHDSNKDLINRMEAIRLKVAQLTDLAGRSPLLPMLAVVRSPMDYKNYVSGDDVFAQDFDIMAKVYAAGMMHKAYPVTGAIATGTAAKIPGTIAHECVPAGKATNDEVVIGHFSGLLPMRVGGQFKENGFELETAEIFRTARRIMEGSVYI; encoded by the coding sequence ATGAACAAATTACAATGTGTCATCATGCGGGGCGGTACAAGCAAAGGTGTTTTTTTTCATGCAAATGAGTTGCCCCTGGATATTGAAAAAAGAACCCAAACAATTCTTCGGGTTATGGGAAGTCCTGATAAACGGCAGGTTGACGGATTGGGCGGGGCTGATATTTTAAGTTCCAAATCAGTCATCATAGGCCCGTCAAGCCGTCCTGATGCAGATATAGATTATATATTCGGCCAAGTGGGAATTACAAATGCTACAGTGGATTTTAATACTCTTTGTGGCAATCTTACGGCTGCTGTTGCACCATTTGCAATTGATGAAGGGCTTGTCAAGTGCGTTGAACCCTATACGAATGTGAGAATATGGTGCCCCACAGTAGAGCGTTATCTGGGAGCCACCGTGGAAGTAAATAACGGAAAGGCCGTTTACCACGGGGATTATAAAATGGATGGCGTGCCTGGCACGGGTTCTAAAATTCCCATTGACTTTTCAGATACGGCAGGTTTGATAACAGGCAGTTTGCTTCCAACAGGTAATCTCACTGACGTAATATCTGTGGAAGGGGCAGGTGATATCGAAGTCTCTGTTGTTGATGTTTCAACGGTTGTGGCATTTGTACGGGGAAAAGATCTGGGCCTTGACGGCAGTGAAACCCCTGAAATACACGACAGCAATAAAGATCTGATCAACAGGATGGAGGCCATAAGGCTCAAGGTTGCCCAATTAACGGATCTTGCCGGAAGAAGCCCGCTTTTACCCATGCTGGCTGTTGTGCGCTCACCCATGGATTATAAAAATTATGTGTCTGGTGACGATGTTTTTGCTCAAGATTTTGATATTATGGCCAAGGTCTATGCTGCGGGCATGATGCATAAGGCATACCCTGTTACAGGTGCCATTGCAACAGGTACGGCAGCTAAAATTCCCGGCACCATTGCCCATGAATGTGTCCCGGCAGGCAAGGCAACAAATGATGAAGTTGTCATTGGTCATTTCTCCGGCCTGCTTCCCATGAGGGTGGGCGGACAATTTAAAGAGAATGGCTTTGAACTGGAAACTGCCGAAATTTTTCGTACTGCACGCCGTATTATGGAAGGCAGCGTTTATATATAA
- the leuC gene encoding 3-isopropylmalate dehydratase large subunit produces the protein MNISEKILAAHSGQKRVSPGEFVNVKVDMVMAHDLTATMALKQFEKMGAKAVFDKTKVVIVPDHFVPAKDIAAAEINKNLRSFARSQGIQYFECGQESGIEHVILPEKGLVLPGELVVGADSHTCTYGALGSFSTGMGSTDIAVAMTTGEIWFKVPPTIKFVYTGTPGRWISGKDLILYTIGQIGVDGAIYSVMEFTGPVVDNLTMDDRFTMSNMAIEAGAKAGLFGVDEKTIEYVEKRAKHPYEVYASDPDAEYEKIITYDVTDMEPQISMPHSPENTVPVSKASGTKIDQAVIGSCTNGRLSDLANAAAIFEGRHVHPSIRCIVVPGSQEVYLAALKQGYIETFIKAGVAVSTPTCGPCLGGHTGVLASGEHCISTTNRNFIGRMGSPEANIYLAGPAVAAASAVAGEIIDPEEVMKHD, from the coding sequence ATGAATATTTCAGAAAAAATATTAGCCGCTCATTCCGGCCAAAAACGGGTCAGTCCCGGAGAATTTGTTAATGTAAAAGTGGATATGGTTATGGCCCACGACCTCACTGCAACCATGGCGCTTAAACAGTTTGAAAAGATGGGGGCAAAGGCGGTTTTTGATAAAACAAAAGTCGTGATTGTGCCGGATCATTTCGTGCCTGCAAAAGACATTGCTGCAGCAGAAATCAATAAAAATCTGCGAAGCTTTGCCCGCAGCCAGGGCATCCAATATTTTGAATGCGGCCAGGAAAGCGGAATTGAACATGTGATACTGCCGGAAAAAGGCCTGGTATTACCGGGTGAACTGGTGGTGGGAGCAGATTCTCACACCTGCACATACGGGGCATTGGGATCATTTTCAACAGGAATGGGCTCAACAGATATTGCTGTTGCCATGACCACCGGAGAAATCTGGTTTAAAGTGCCGCCCACCATTAAATTTGTTTATACAGGCACTCCCGGCAGATGGATCAGTGGCAAGGATTTGATCCTCTATACTATCGGGCAGATCGGTGTGGATGGTGCCATATACTCGGTAATGGAGTTTACCGGACCGGTTGTTGACAATCTTACTATGGATGATCGCTTTACAATGTCCAATATGGCCATTGAAGCCGGTGCAAAAGCAGGTCTTTTCGGTGTGGATGAAAAAACCATTGAATATGTTGAAAAAAGAGCAAAGCACCCCTATGAAGTTTATGCGTCAGACCCGGACGCTGAATATGAAAAAATTATCACATATGATGTTACCGATATGGAGCCTCAAATATCCATGCCTCATTCGCCTGAAAACACGGTTCCGGTGAGCAAGGCATCGGGAACTAAAATAGACCAGGCCGTCATAGGAAGCTGCACAAACGGCAGACTCAGTGACCTTGCCAATGCAGCGGCAATATTCGAGGGCCGTCATGTTCATCCTTCTATTCGATGCATTGTTGTTCCAGGCTCCCAGGAAGTATATCTTGCCGCCCTTAAACAAGGATATATCGAAACATTCATCAAAGCGGGAGTTGCCGTAAGCACTCCCACCTGCGGGCCTTGTCTGGGGGGACACACCGGAGTGCTGGCATCGGGCGAGCATTGCATATCCACCACAAACCGTAACTTCATCGGCAGAATGGGAAGTCCGGAAGCCAATATTTATCTGGCCGGACCAGCGGTGGCTGCTGCAAGTGCCGTGGCCGGAGAAATTATAGATCCCGAGGAGGTGATGAAACATGATTAA
- a CDS encoding 3-isopropylmalate dehydratase small subunit, which yields MIKGLLHKYGANIDTDVIIPAKYANLPTPEDLGKHCLENLDDQFVQNVKPGDILMASTNFGCGSSREQAPWSIKGAGVSCIIAKSFARIFFRNAINIALPLMECPEAVDGSESGDVLKIDLSAGIIENITREKVFKATPYPDFISELINAGGLVSYTKKRICSGD from the coding sequence ATGATTAAAGGTCTGTTGCATAAATACGGAGCAAACATTGATACGGATGTAATCATTCCTGCAAAATATGCCAATTTACCCACTCCTGAGGATCTTGGCAAGCATTGCCTTGAAAATCTTGATGATCAGTTTGTCCAAAATGTAAAACCAGGTGACATATTGATGGCGTCCACCAATTTCGGATGCGGGTCATCGCGTGAGCAAGCTCCATGGTCCATTAAAGGAGCTGGTGTTTCATGTATTATTGCTAAAAGTTTTGCCAGAATTTTTTTCCGCAATGCCATAAACATTGCCCTTCCACTTATGGAATGTCCCGAGGCTGTAGATGGGTCTGAAAGCGGGGATGTGCTGAAAATTGATCTCAGTGCCGGCATTATTGAAAACATTACCCGTGAAAAAGTGTTCAAAGCTACACCTTATCCTGATTTTATCAGTGAATTGATCAATGCGGGCGGACTTGTTTCATATACTAAAAAAAGAATTTGTTCCGGAGATTGA
- a CDS encoding VOC family protein yields MKVNKVDHICIAVKNIDEARKIWEPVLGKSGPDDEYIDEPEKIKVARYWVGEVGFELMESTTPDGDVARFIEKKGEGVMLISFNVDNTRESMDELKQKDYPFIGGARPFRDCEFAFVHPKKMNNVMLELIDDKAKMLKNY; encoded by the coding sequence ATGAAAGTAAATAAAGTCGATCACATCTGTATTGCGGTTAAAAACATAGATGAAGCTCGTAAAATATGGGAGCCTGTACTGGGTAAATCCGGGCCGGATGATGAGTACATAGATGAACCTGAAAAAATCAAGGTTGCAAGATACTGGGTGGGGGAAGTGGGGTTTGAGTTGATGGAATCAACAACTCCTGATGGGGATGTTGCCAGATTTATCGAAAAAAAAGGCGAAGGCGTCATGCTGATAAGCTTTAACGTTGACAATACCCGTGAGTCCATGGATGAACTGAAACAGAAAGATTATCCTTTTATCGGCGGTGCCCGTCCGTTCAGGGATTGTGAATTTGCATTTGTTCATCCGAAAAAAATGAACAATGTTATGCTCGAACTCATTGATGATAAGGCAAAGATGTTGAAAAATTATTAG
- a CDS encoding sigma factor has protein sequence MDSYDSFYRKNKDRVFSYLLRLTGDYHRSFDFMQESFTRYFSRYRCKNNNCALLYTIARNAALDSIRKRREETII, from the coding sequence GTGGATTCATACGACAGTTTTTACAGGAAAAATAAAGACAGAGTATTTTCCTACCTGCTCCGCCTGACCGGGGACTACCATAGATCCTTTGATTTCATGCAGGAAAGCTTCACCCGGTACTTTTCCAGGTATCGCTGCAAGAACAATAATTGTGCCTTGCTCTACACCATTGCCCGTAATGCAGCCCTGGATTCGATCAGGAAACGCCGGGAGGAAACAATTATTTAA
- a CDS encoding glycogen-binding domain-containing protein: protein MLIFFSLFQSPGPHSFSNRFVLFEPAADQVELTGSFIGWQRISMKKIGNSGYWELNLPVVSGEHRYAYILNNDSQIADPTLPAREKDDFGSENCIFEPLL, encoded by the coding sequence GTGCTGATATTTTTTAGCCTTTTTCAGTCTCCGGGGCCCCACTCCTTTAGCAATCGGTTCGTTCTTTTCGAGCCTGCCGCAGACCAGGTGGAATTGACCGGATCTTTCATAGGGTGGCAGCGGATTTCCATGAAAAAAATCGGCAACAGCGGTTACTGGGAGCTCAATCTTCCGGTTGTTTCCGGAGAACACAGATACGCCTATATCCTGAACAATGACAGCCAGATTGCCGACCCTACCCTGCCTGCAAGGGAAAAGGACGATTTTGGTTCGGAAAACTGCATTTTCGAACCTCTTTTATAA
- a CDS encoding DUF3047 domain-containing protein, which translates to MKKCRILIFILGLCILSNLHVHADEKDNILVGAFSQQTLEGWESKKFVNETTYSLVMVDGNMVLKAGSQNSASGLIKKIRVDLEKFPVLNWRWRIENRLAGTFDEKQKSGDDYAARIYVVVSGGIAVWNTRAMNYVWAKNSLKGDVWPNAFAKKNAVMVALQSSQAPVSVWHAEKRNIHEDFKKYFGKKIRFIDAVVLMSDTDNTKKTVTAYYGDIYFSTR; encoded by the coding sequence ATGAAAAAATGCCGGATACTTATTTTTATTTTAGGATTATGCATCCTTTCAAATCTGCATGTTCATGCAGATGAAAAGGACAATATTCTTGTGGGCGCGTTTTCCCAACAGACACTTGAAGGGTGGGAATCTAAAAAGTTTGTTAACGAAACCACTTACTCGCTTGTCATGGTTGACGGCAACATGGTATTGAAGGCCGGCAGTCAAAACTCTGCCTCAGGGCTGATAAAAAAGATCCGGGTCGATCTTGAAAAATTTCCGGTATTGAACTGGCGATGGCGAATTGAAAACCGGCTGGCAGGCACTTTTGATGAAAAACAAAAATCCGGTGATGATTATGCTGCCCGGATTTATGTAGTAGTTTCCGGCGGTATTGCTGTTTGGAATACCCGTGCCATGAATTATGTATGGGCTAAAAATTCTTTAAAAGGAGACGTCTGGCCCAATGCTTTTGCTAAAAAAAATGCCGTGATGGTTGCTCTGCAATCATCTCAAGCTCCGGTATCGGTATGGCATGCGGAAAAAAGAAATATACATGAAGATTTTAAAAAATACTTTGGCAAAAAGATCCGATTTATTGATGCCGTCGTGCTGATGAGCGATACGGATAATACAAAAAAAACGGTGACGGCATATTACGGAGATATCTATTTTTCAACCAGATGA
- a CDS encoding NifB/NifX family molybdenum-iron cluster-binding protein — MRIAFPVKENNGLESIVDEHFGVAENFLIVDMETREIELKKNQKLSAEGSRCKTGLFEKKDNVDAVVTKCMGDGSQRNLASSGIKVYQAVEDTILKNLDLLEKDELKPFHIFDFCQTKKNKKEGGCGHHH, encoded by the coding sequence ATGAGGATAGCCTTTCCTGTTAAGGAAAATAACGGACTGGAAAGTATCGTGGATGAACATTTTGGTGTTGCTGAAAATTTTTTAATTGTTGACATGGAAACCCGGGAAATTGAGCTTAAAAAAAATCAAAAGCTTTCAGCTGAAGGCTCCAGATGTAAAACCGGCCTGTTTGAAAAAAAAGACAATGTGGATGCGGTTGTAACCAAATGCATGGGGGATGGGTCTCAAAGGAACCTTGCGTCATCAGGCATTAAGGTTTATCAGGCTGTAGAAGATACCATACTCAAAAACCTGGACCTTCTTGAAAAAGATGAACTCAAGCCGTTCCATATATTTGATTTTTGCCAGACAAAAAAGAATAAAAAGGAAGGCGGCTGCGGACACCATCATTAG
- a CDS encoding 1-acyl-sn-glycerol-3-phosphate acyltransferase has protein sequence MKSILSLIGKLLYRFMGWTYDELPGYWTGKCVVIGFPHTANMDTVRALTYIRIAKINARLLVKAEWFFFPMSIILKSLGGMPIKRDKTHGFVKTVVREFNKREKLILAMVPEGTRKNVASIKTGFWYIAKGANVPILCWYLDNQAKKTRWIGKINPGKTLEGDLLKIQELYQNVGFSIPLNNLVL, from the coding sequence TTGAAATCTATATTGAGCCTGATAGGCAAATTATTATATCGGTTCATGGGATGGACCTATGATGAACTGCCGGGTTATTGGACCGGCAAATGTGTTGTGATCGGCTTTCCTCATACAGCGAACATGGATACAGTCCGGGCATTGACCTATATTAGAATTGCAAAGATCAATGCCCGGCTTCTGGTTAAAGCGGAGTGGTTTTTTTTCCCCATGTCCATTATCCTTAAAAGCCTTGGCGGTATGCCGATAAAAAGGGATAAAACCCATGGATTTGTTAAAACCGTAGTCAGGGAATTTAATAAAAGAGAAAAACTTATCCTGGCAATGGTGCCGGAAGGCACAAGAAAAAATGTAGCATCCATAAAAACAGGTTTCTGGTATATTGCAAAAGGGGCTAATGTGCCTATTCTCTGCTGGTATCTTGATAATCAGGCAAAAAAAACCCGCTGGATCGGTAAAATCAACCCTGGAAAAACCCTGGAAGGTGATTTGCTGAAAATTCAAGAATTATATCAAAATGTTGGATTTTCAATTCCTTTGAATAATCTTGTTTTATAA
- a CDS encoding class II glutamine amidotransferase domain-containing protein, producing the protein MCRLFALTSKDPVSPMLAVKALDVMKEGHDGSGVGLLLQDLGGPFEEMKDAPILSGIFSEEGIRRLDLFMMDQGFLTKYKISLKVPKKPVKGIPKRDLYLIRAYELPEDWDNLEPDEISRRLMMILLKIREMGEEKKDMMVFSFWPDTIMIKEIGDPMQLAEHLGLDRKELNARIIMAQGRQNTNYAINLYACHPFFINGYCTMTNGENTAFIPIKDFLSSRKFPGYMGYHSDSEVFAHILHYSMVGLELGIDAYKHVITPLQEDDLQQHPDALFLSHLKRTCRPLIIDGPNCVIGTLPDHSMFMVQDRKKLRPGVVGGKPGLFGLSSEICGLDAVIPDRDKSKDIQPMHIDTAIVSPDRQEVSICRQTEALNLPL; encoded by the coding sequence ATGTGTCGTCTGTTTGCACTTACCAGCAAGGATCCTGTGAGTCCCATGCTTGCCGTCAAAGCCCTTGATGTGATGAAAGAGGGTCATGACGGATCTGGCGTGGGATTGCTGCTTCAGGATCTGGGTGGCCCTTTTGAAGAGATGAAAGATGCACCGATTTTATCCGGTATATTCAGCGAAGAAGGTATCCGGCGTCTGGATCTTTTCATGATGGACCAGGGGTTTCTTACCAAATATAAGATTTCTTTAAAGGTTCCCAAAAAACCGGTTAAGGGCATTCCCAAGCGAGATCTTTACCTGATCAGAGCCTACGAACTGCCCGAAGACTGGGACAATCTCGAACCGGATGAAATTTCCAGACGGCTGATGATGATCCTGTTGAAAATCCGTGAAATGGGTGAAGAAAAAAAAGATATGATGGTCTTCTCCTTTTGGCCGGATACCATAATGATCAAGGAGATCGGTGATCCCATGCAGTTGGCCGAACATCTGGGCCTGGATAGAAAAGAACTCAATGCCAGAATTATTATGGCCCAGGGCCGTCAAAATACAAATTATGCAATCAATCTTTATGCCTGCCACCCGTTTTTTATCAATGGCTACTGCACCATGACAAATGGAGAAAATACAGCTTTTATTCCTATCAAAGATTTTTTGTCATCAAGGAAATTTCCAGGTTATATGGGGTATCATTCCGATTCCGAGGTGTTTGCTCATATCCTTCACTATTCAATGGTTGGCCTTGAACTGGGAATTGATGCTTATAAACATGTGATTACCCCTTTACAGGAAGATGATCTTCAGCAACACCCGGACGCCCTGTTCCTTTCACACTTGAAACGAACCTGCAGGCCACTTATTATTGATGGTCCCAATTGTGTTATCGGGACCCTGCCGGACCATTCCATGTTCATGGTTCAGGACAGAAAAAAACTTCGCCCCGGTGTGGTGGGTGGAAAACCCGGTCTGTTTGGACTTTCCTCTGAAATCTGCGGTCTTGATGCCGTGATCCCGGATAGGGATAAATCAAAAGATATACAACCCATGCACATTGATACAGCAATTGTCAGCCCTGACCGCCAGGAGGTAAGCATATGTCGTCAAACAGAAGCCTTGAACCTTCCTCTTTAA
- a CDS encoding glutamate synthase-related protein, with translation MSSNRSLEPSSLSLNDLPWQIRYSNDRCTLCGQCTAVCPVKAIELNVFQKRIIKTSIQKDKDHSNQYDTFYGIRQTTRVENACIGCAMCTMACPNDAIAPVKNPGLDRLKFHVNQQGVPRRRGGRRNSSQSVLDRIKFTRISMLTDPALDAGRHEFEMRTLLGRVLSPRENMKRLRENGWIPPVREIYPLIIGGMSFGALSPTMWEGLQMGVAYLNEELGMPVRICTGEGGCPPRLLRSRFLKYVILQIASGYFGWDEIIHAIPHMKEDPCAIEIKYGQGAKPGDGGLLMWHKVNKLIAAIRGVPQGVSLPSPPTHQTQYSIEESVAKMILSMSMAWGFRVPVYPKISASSTSLAVLNNLTRNDYASGLAIDGEDGGTGAAYTVSMDHMGHPIASCIRDNYLNLTKIGKQNEIPIFAGGGIGKNGNLAANAAALIMLGASGVQIGKYVMQAAAGCVGTEEDRCNVCNVGICPKGITSQDPRLYRRLDPEDVAERIVDLFVCFDTELKKIVAPLGRSTSLPIGMSDALGIDDHAAAQRLNIKYVV, from the coding sequence ATGTCGTCAAACAGAAGCCTTGAACCTTCCTCTTTAAGCCTGAATGATCTGCCCTGGCAGATCCGGTACAGCAACGACCGGTGTACCCTGTGTGGGCAGTGTACTGCGGTATGTCCCGTCAAGGCTATTGAACTGAATGTGTTTCAAAAACGAATCATTAAAACCTCGATTCAAAAAGATAAAGACCATTCCAACCAGTATGACACTTTTTACGGTATTCGCCAGACAACCCGGGTGGAAAATGCCTGTATAGGATGCGCCATGTGTACCATGGCCTGTCCAAATGATGCCATTGCCCCGGTGAAAAACCCAGGACTGGACAGGCTCAAGTTTCATGTTAACCAACAAGGTGTCCCCAGAAGACGCGGAGGCCGAAGAAATTCGTCCCAATCCGTACTGGACAGGATCAAGTTCACCCGTATCTCCATGCTCACCGACCCTGCCCTTGATGCGGGCCGCCATGAGTTTGAAATGAGAACTCTTCTGGGGCGGGTACTTTCCCCCAGGGAAAACATGAAGCGGTTGAGGGAAAACGGATGGATTCCGCCGGTCAGAGAAATTTATCCTTTGATCATCGGCGGCATGTCCTTTGGCGCTCTTTCTCCCACCATGTGGGAGGGTCTCCAAATGGGGGTTGCCTACCTGAACGAGGAACTTGGCATGCCGGTCCGGATCTGCACAGGGGAAGGAGGATGCCCGCCAAGGCTGCTGCGATCCAGGTTTTTAAAATATGTGATTCTCCAGATTGCATCCGGATATTTTGGATGGGATGAGATTATTCATGCCATTCCCCACATGAAAGAAGACCCCTGTGCCATTGAGATCAAATACGGCCAGGGAGCCAAGCCAGGGGACGGGGGGCTGTTGATGTGGCATAAAGTCAATAAGCTCATTGCCGCCATTCGCGGGGTGCCCCAGGGCGTAAGCCTGCCAAGCCCGCCAACCCATCAGACCCAGTATTCCATAGAAGAATCTGTGGCAAAAATGATTTTGTCCATGTCCATGGCATGGGGATTCAGGGTGCCGGTTTATCCGAAAATTTCCGCATCTTCGACATCCCTTGCCGTATTGAACAACCTGACCCGGAACGACTATGCCTCAGGGCTTGCCATTGACGGTGAAGACGGTGGGACCGGTGCTGCGTATACGGTTTCCATGGATCATATGGGCCATCCTATTGCTTCTTGTATCCGGGACAATTATCTGAACCTGACCAAAATCGGAAAGCAAAATGAAATTCCCATCTTTGCCGGTGGAGGTATTGGAAAAAACGGAAACCTTGCAGCCAATGCAGCTGCATTGATAATGCTGGGGGCAAGTGGAGTTCAGATAGGAAAATATGTGATGCAGGCGGCTGCCGGTTGCGTTGGAACCGAAGAAGACCGATGCAATGTGTGCAATGTTGGAATTTGCCCCAAAGGCATCACTTCCCAGGACCCAAGGCTTTACAGAAGGCTTGATCCTGAAGACGTGGCAGAAAGAATCGTCGATCTTTTTGTCTGCTTTGATACCGAGCTTAAAAAGATCGTTGCCCCGCTTGGGCGTTCAACATCGTTGCCCATCGGGATGTCGGATGCCCTTGGAATTGATGATCATGCGGCAGCTCAACGCCTCAATATAAAGTATGTGGTCTAA